Proteins encoded in a region of the Stieleria neptunia genome:
- a CDS encoding lipopolysaccharide biosynthesis protein, with the protein MTALLDQFFVSGTSFLSTIVVGRYCGIEGLGLFSLAVSAIVLVRGIQETLVSAPFTVFQERLRDRMTSQEHAGGALAGAMILAAITVILTSWLALGLAVTGQPLGIRVLAYALIACAPLALLREFSRRFCMARRNMIGALRIDASVCLLQLGCLLALAWQGRLTSVAALWVIGLSSGVVSLAWWYGQRKQFVLHRTTIRTVLHHDWRFGRWLLMDQLVCFMQLYAMHWILAGMIGASGTGAFAACATIAALASPLLQGVGNYLSPQFANAAFRGSRAEVVSLYRKTTASLAIAVTLFAALAGWFGREILSLLYSDSAYDAYGPVVGVLAFRTVFAIPALAAHHAVVAMERPGRSAAATAIGLVATLCIALPLIQHYGVLGAAVAVFIGTGVECLVLVTIFTRLLGQWNWSDESSEKT; encoded by the coding sequence GTGACGGCGCTGTTGGACCAATTTTTTGTCAGCGGAACCAGTTTCCTGTCGACAATCGTGGTGGGGCGTTATTGTGGCATCGAAGGATTGGGCTTATTCAGCCTGGCCGTCAGCGCCATCGTCTTGGTGCGCGGCATTCAAGAAACGTTGGTTTCGGCGCCGTTCACCGTGTTTCAAGAACGGCTCCGAGATCGAATGACGTCCCAAGAACACGCCGGGGGAGCGTTGGCAGGGGCGATGATCCTGGCGGCGATCACGGTGATCTTGACATCGTGGCTCGCCTTGGGGCTGGCCGTGACGGGCCAACCACTCGGCATCCGTGTGCTGGCCTACGCACTCATCGCGTGTGCCCCGTTGGCGCTGCTACGCGAGTTTTCAAGGCGTTTTTGCATGGCGCGACGGAACATGATCGGGGCCTTAAGAATCGACGCGTCTGTCTGTCTGCTGCAACTCGGCTGCCTACTGGCGCTGGCATGGCAGGGTCGCTTGACCAGTGTGGCGGCGTTGTGGGTGATCGGGCTTTCCAGTGGCGTGGTCAGCCTGGCATGGTGGTACGGTCAGCGGAAACAATTCGTTCTTCACCGCACGACGATTCGAACGGTACTCCATCATGATTGGCGATTCGGGCGTTGGCTGCTGATGGATCAATTGGTGTGTTTCATGCAGCTGTACGCGATGCATTGGATTTTGGCTGGGATGATCGGTGCGTCGGGAACCGGAGCGTTTGCCGCCTGTGCGACGATCGCGGCGTTGGCCAGTCCGCTGCTGCAGGGCGTGGGAAACTATTTGTCGCCGCAATTTGCTAACGCAGCTTTCCGCGGTTCGCGCGCCGAGGTCGTCAGTCTGTATCGCAAAACAACGGCCTCGCTTGCCATTGCGGTGACCTTGTTCGCGGCCTTGGCCGGATGGTTCGGCCGCGAAATTTTGTCGCTGCTGTATAGCGATTCGGCCTACGATGCCTATGGCCCCGTGGTGGGTGTTTTGGCGTTTCGAACCGTGTTCGCCATTCCCGCACTGGCGGCCCACCACGCCGTCGTCGCGATGGAACGCCCGGGCCGAAGTGCCGCGGCAACCGCGATCGGACTCGTCGCGACCCTTTGCATCGCCCTACCGTTGATTCAGCACTACGGGGTACTCGGCGCGGCGGTGGCCGTTTTCATCGGCACGGGAGTTGAATGTCTGGTCCTGGTCACGATCTTTACGCGGCTGCTGGGGCAATGGAATTGGTCAGACGAGTCGTCCGAGAAGACCTGA
- a CDS encoding DUF1559 domain-containing protein, whose amino-acid sequence MKVRTQRRGFTLVELLVVIAIIGILVGLLLPAVQAAREAARRMSCSNNFRQIGLAIHNYHSAYKQLPPHGGGTKGPHAGRAASDVRGNNRIELSALVGLTAFFEQQGLWDQIKNPFQTVDSSGNIKTYNPMGPWPGMPLSAHLSQGNYDPWLTEIPTLRCPSDPGTGIPASGRTNYALCTGDSCDTGYGGALNRLTGARQSGGTPPMYQRVQASQRGAFAVQLDSKFRDCLDGLSNTIFMGEIATDLGDRDSRTHLLDSSINILNQGGNIHCRQSLDPERPQFWSSTPAPNRLAGSAEEKRGFKWSSLLPLYTQMLTILPPNSELCGNSNAVSIVVAPPSSRHQGGCHVLMGDGAVTFVTDSIEAGDVSRGQVGVHAQHTDPDSLPGIESPYGLWGALGTRASREVLQDFP is encoded by the coding sequence ATGAAGGTCAGAACACAGAGGCGTGGTTTCACGCTTGTCGAATTGTTGGTTGTGATCGCCATCATTGGCATCCTTGTCGGCTTGTTGCTTCCCGCTGTTCAAGCAGCGCGTGAGGCGGCTCGACGCATGAGTTGCAGCAACAACTTTCGGCAAATCGGGCTGGCGATTCACAATTACCATTCCGCCTACAAGCAGTTGCCTCCGCATGGAGGAGGAACCAAGGGGCCGCATGCCGGACGTGCGGCGAGCGATGTTCGAGGGAACAATCGGATTGAGTTGTCCGCTCTGGTCGGTTTAACCGCCTTCTTTGAACAACAGGGACTTTGGGATCAGATCAAAAACCCATTCCAGACGGTTGACTCATCCGGAAACATCAAGACCTACAACCCGATGGGCCCCTGGCCAGGGATGCCTTTGTCGGCGCATCTGTCGCAGGGCAACTACGATCCTTGGCTGACCGAGATTCCGACGCTGCGATGCCCCAGTGACCCGGGAACGGGGATTCCGGCATCGGGACGCACGAACTACGCGCTTTGCACAGGCGATTCTTGTGACACCGGGTATGGTGGCGCGTTGAACCGATTGACCGGAGCTCGCCAGTCCGGTGGAACGCCGCCGATGTATCAGCGCGTCCAAGCGTCACAGCGAGGCGCTTTTGCCGTTCAGCTCGACTCCAAATTCAGGGACTGCCTTGACGGACTCTCCAATACGATCTTCATGGGCGAGATCGCGACGGACCTCGGCGATCGAGACTCCAGGACTCATCTGTTGGATTCGTCGATCAACATCTTGAACCAGGGTGGCAACATCCATTGTCGACAAAGCCTCGACCCGGAGCGACCGCAGTTCTGGTCCAGCACTCCCGCTCCCAATCGGTTGGCCGGCAGCGCGGAAGAAAAACGCGGGTTCAAGTGGTCCTCGCTGCTGCCGCTCTACACGCAGATGCTGACCATCTTGCCGCCCAATTCCGAGCTGTGTGGCAATTCGAACGCCGTGTCCATCGTCGTCGCACCGCCCAGCAGTCGCCACCAAGGCGGTTGCCACGTTCTGATGGGCGACGGTGCGGTCACCTTCGTCACCGATTCGATCGAAGCGGGGGATGTCAGCCGTGGCCAAGTGGGAGTCCATGCACAACATACCGATCCGGATTCGCTGCCCGGCATCGAGAGTCCCTACGGCCTTTGGGGGGCACTCGGTACGCGTGCGTCTCGTGAAGTTCTTCAAGATTTCCCGTGA
- a CDS encoding GumC family protein: MNSISMWRASLRRHWFAASFSFVTVIAIAVAVILYAPRQYRSVSKLLLRVGYESATLDPTMSVVGNPDAPVKTREDEVETTLDVMHSRTIMKDVVDRLGPDLILEETLPGAEGGSDERSESRIASWIGSLKTWVGNIDPISSEERAIRALETSFDISASEKSSLVKVEFKSKNPQVAQTVVSTWVDAYLAHHAQVNRTRGTYAFFLEQDAELKQQLDDVQRKIRDAKNAAGFATLDGRQKLLESQLEKVSSELFKVEADLVEFGMRAETYADLLANAVERTVTEETSGIERKSHNDMRATLFQLEVLENEYAAKFKTGHPKLTSIREQLEKAREIVDAQASESTESREVINPTHQQLFANQIIDLASEKSLRQRKGKLQEQRDFLLTEINSLNEHEQQLSKLQRNALVLEDRYKLHSVMLEQARLNEELESHRITSINVSQPATLEERPVSPNKPLCAMAGLIAAFGLAMGVPVLLDFRSYLPIEPTHHSFDPESAALWEQSASDLVETPDRTPDRTPDRTRPSVPIRIDKAEVATHETEAESPLATRPR; the protein is encoded by the coding sequence ATGAACTCCATCTCAATGTGGCGGGCTTCGCTTCGACGTCACTGGTTTGCCGCTTCGTTTTCCTTCGTCACGGTGATTGCGATTGCAGTGGCGGTGATTTTGTATGCCCCGCGGCAGTACCGTTCCGTTTCCAAATTGCTGCTGCGTGTCGGCTACGAAAGTGCGACGCTGGACCCGACCATGTCGGTCGTCGGGAACCCCGACGCGCCCGTCAAGACCCGCGAAGACGAGGTCGAAACGACGTTGGATGTGATGCACAGTCGGACGATCATGAAGGACGTGGTCGATCGTCTGGGCCCCGATTTGATCCTTGAGGAAACGCTACCCGGCGCCGAAGGTGGTTCCGACGAAAGATCCGAAAGTCGCATCGCATCGTGGATCGGCTCGTTGAAGACTTGGGTCGGCAACATCGATCCGATCAGTAGCGAAGAACGAGCGATCCGGGCGTTAGAGACGTCGTTTGATATTTCGGCGTCAGAAAAATCCAGCCTGGTCAAGGTGGAATTCAAATCAAAGAACCCTCAGGTCGCCCAGACGGTCGTTTCCACCTGGGTCGATGCCTACTTGGCCCATCACGCGCAAGTCAACCGCACACGCGGCACCTACGCGTTCTTTCTGGAGCAGGACGCGGAGCTGAAGCAGCAACTCGATGACGTTCAGCGCAAGATCCGCGACGCTAAAAATGCGGCCGGGTTTGCGACGCTGGATGGTCGCCAAAAGCTCTTGGAATCACAGCTTGAAAAGGTCTCCAGCGAACTCTTCAAAGTCGAAGCGGACCTGGTCGAGTTCGGGATGCGTGCGGAAACCTATGCCGATCTTCTGGCCAACGCGGTCGAACGCACCGTGACGGAAGAAACCAGCGGGATCGAACGGAAGTCGCACAACGACATGAGGGCAACCCTGTTCCAGTTGGAAGTTCTGGAAAACGAGTACGCGGCGAAATTCAAAACGGGGCACCCCAAGCTGACCTCGATTCGGGAACAACTCGAAAAAGCGCGCGAGATCGTTGACGCTCAAGCATCGGAATCGACCGAGTCGCGGGAGGTGATCAACCCGACGCATCAGCAACTGTTCGCCAACCAGATCATCGACCTGGCCTCAGAAAAGTCGCTGCGACAGCGGAAGGGGAAACTGCAAGAACAACGGGACTTCCTGCTCACCGAAATCAACTCGCTGAACGAACACGAACAACAGCTCTCCAAGTTGCAACGCAACGCCTTGGTGCTGGAGGATCGTTACAAACTGCATTCGGTGATGCTTGAACAGGCTCGGTTGAACGAGGAATTGGAGTCACACCGAATTACCAGCATCAATGTGTCCCAGCCGGCGACCCTGGAGGAACGGCCCGTCTCGCCGAACAAGCCGCTTTGTGCGATGGCCGGTCTGATCGCCGCGTTCGGCCTGGCGATGGGGGTTCCCGTCTTGCTGGATTTTCGGTCCTACCTGCCGATCGAACCGACGCACCATTCGTTCGATCCCGAATCGGCGGCGCTGTGGGAGCAATCCGCGTCCGATCTCGTTGAAACGCCGGATCGCACCCCGGATCGCACCCCGGATCGCACCCGTCCGTCGGTACCGATTCGGATCGACAAAGCGGAGGTCGCGACGCACGAGACCGAGGCTGAATCGCCCCTGGCCACGCGTCCACGCTGA
- a CDS encoding FAD-dependent oxidoreductase yields MKKLLTLAFILGMAAASAGANEPREADVIVYGSTPGGFCAAIAAAREGASVILLEPTDHVGAMNTGGLSHCDSNQMVRSTLMGLFDEWHTRVVKDYTDRGLKAPYDPAKKDQSRWTFEPHVAMRVTMQMLDEAGVTVLTQRYLKSVTKEGPRIRSLVTKNGTFTASVFVDGSYEGDLMAAAGVGWTIGREGRDEYGESLAGKQYPKKQMNINGFADDGKLLPLITTDDAGPEEAGDRNIMTYSFRLCLTTEPTNRVPMPKPDNYDPTRFEIVRRALKAGETRIGFDLYPLPGNKLDGNNSIGGQFSIGLVGGGNHWHSADEAGRKKIWEAHKQFTLEFIHFLTTDPVVPKSIRDKYSELGLCRDEFAHHDHFSPALYVRESRRMKGLYVISQKDILEQPDKDDPIAISSFPIDSHDVQRVASRDGGVINEGTIYPVRNQRLRQGYAYHVPYRSILPRPKQCENLLVPVALSCTHVGISSLRIEAAWMVIGQAAGVAAALAADQDVAVQNVHYKTLRQRLLAQKQVLDLPELSEPPSADGSIAAKMLPGLVLDDAQAKLTGNWSRSTHFKPYLERGYVFSGEKESESTPDREATASFRFTASTSGRYQLLMAYSPHETRAQHVPLTVSSGTHRKTISVDQTVPLPEGKAFRPIATVDLQADTETVIRITSAGTTGFVILDALQLLPVQPE; encoded by the coding sequence ATGAAGAAACTACTTACATTGGCGTTTATTCTCGGCATGGCCGCGGCGTCTGCGGGAGCAAACGAGCCGCGGGAAGCAGACGTCATCGTTTACGGCTCCACACCGGGGGGCTTTTGCGCCGCGATCGCTGCGGCCCGCGAAGGTGCTTCGGTGATTCTGCTGGAGCCGACCGATCACGTCGGCGCGATGAATACCGGCGGGCTGAGCCACTGCGATTCAAACCAGATGGTTCGCAGCACCCTGATGGGGCTGTTCGACGAGTGGCACACGCGTGTGGTGAAGGACTACACCGATCGTGGACTCAAGGCGCCCTACGACCCGGCGAAAAAAGACCAGTCGCGTTGGACTTTCGAGCCGCATGTTGCGATGCGAGTGACGATGCAGATGCTCGACGAAGCTGGGGTCACCGTGCTGACCCAGCGCTATCTGAAATCGGTCACGAAAGAAGGTCCGCGGATCAGGTCGCTGGTCACAAAAAACGGCACGTTCACGGCCAGCGTGTTTGTCGATGGCAGCTATGAGGGGGACCTGATGGCGGCAGCGGGAGTCGGCTGGACGATCGGTCGCGAAGGCCGTGACGAATATGGCGAATCGCTGGCGGGCAAGCAGTACCCGAAGAAGCAGATGAACATCAACGGCTTCGCCGATGACGGCAAGCTGCTGCCGCTGATCACCACCGATGATGCAGGACCTGAGGAGGCGGGCGACAGGAACATCATGACCTATAGCTTTCGGCTGTGTCTGACGACGGAGCCGACGAATCGCGTGCCGATGCCGAAGCCCGACAATTACGATCCAACCCGGTTCGAGATCGTCCGTCGTGCGCTGAAGGCGGGCGAAACACGAATCGGATTCGACCTTTACCCGCTGCCCGGCAATAAACTCGATGGCAACAATTCAATCGGAGGACAGTTTTCGATCGGTTTGGTCGGTGGGGGCAACCACTGGCACTCCGCTGACGAAGCCGGCCGAAAGAAGATCTGGGAAGCGCACAAACAATTCACGCTCGAATTCATCCACTTCCTGACCACCGACCCCGTCGTGCCGAAGTCGATCCGCGACAAATACTCAGAACTTGGCTTGTGCAGAGACGAATTCGCCCACCACGACCACTTCTCACCTGCACTTTACGTGCGCGAGTCGCGGCGGATGAAGGGGCTGTACGTCATCAGCCAGAAAGACATTCTGGAACAACCCGACAAGGACGATCCGATCGCAATCTCCTCGTTTCCGATCGACTCGCACGACGTGCAGCGTGTTGCGTCCCGAGACGGAGGCGTGATCAACGAGGGGACGATCTATCCCGTGCGGAATCAGAGGTTAAGGCAAGGCTACGCCTACCACGTGCCCTACCGCTCGATCCTGCCCAGGCCAAAACAGTGTGAAAACCTGCTCGTCCCCGTGGCGCTCTCTTGCACGCACGTGGGGATCTCGTCCCTGAGGATCGAAGCCGCGTGGATGGTCATCGGTCAAGCCGCAGGCGTTGCCGCGGCACTTGCAGCGGATCAGGACGTGGCTGTTCAAAACGTGCACTACAAAACACTCCGCCAGCGCCTGCTGGCTCAGAAACAGGTTCTGGATTTGCCAGAGCTGTCCGAGCCGCCATCTGCGGACGGCTCGATCGCCGCGAAAATGCTGCCGGGATTGGTGCTCGACGATGCACAAGCAAAGCTGACCGGCAATTGGTCCCGATCAACCCATTTCAAGCCGTACCTCGAACGCGGGTACGTGTTCAGCGGAGAAAAAGAGTCGGAATCAACGCCTGACCGTGAAGCGACCGCGAGTTTTCGATTCACGGCATCGACGTCCGGTCGATATCAACTGCTGATGGCATACTCGCCACACGAAACCCGAGCGCAGCATGTCCCCTTGACCGTGTCGTCGGGGACTCACCGCAAAACCATTTCGGTGGATCAAACCGTGCCACTGCCCGAGGGCAAAGCCTTTCGCCCGATTGCCACGGTCGATCTACAGGCGGACACCGAAACCGTCATTCGAATCACCAGCGCAGGCACAACCGGCTTCGTGATCCTGGACGCCCTGCAACTGCTGCCCGTCCAACCGGAATAG
- a CDS encoding WecB/TagA/CpsF family glycosyltransferase: MNGDPAETTTAPVAQQGCIQWPAKASVAGVNVSLVDYDQAVAHLMAAARVGASAVVACHAVHAIVVAGRDPELRQQVNQFSMITPDGQPVRWALNALHRAALSDRVYGPELMLRVCAAAAQTGVPIYLYGGTPDVLAKLQTNLSAQFPNLQLAGSEAPPFRELSDDENEAVCRRINESGAGIVMIGLGCPKQDRFAARNRERIRSVQLCIGAAFDFHAGVKPMAPRWMQKHGLEWVFRLSCEPRRLWRRYLVTNTQFTLAILMQFAKLRMQRRAPAR, encoded by the coding sequence ATGAATGGTGATCCGGCGGAAACCACGACGGCACCCGTTGCCCAACAGGGCTGCATCCAATGGCCTGCCAAGGCGTCAGTCGCCGGTGTCAACGTCAGTCTGGTGGACTACGATCAGGCGGTCGCACACCTGATGGCAGCAGCACGGGTCGGGGCGTCCGCCGTCGTGGCCTGTCACGCCGTCCATGCGATCGTCGTCGCGGGGCGTGACCCCGAGCTACGGCAGCAAGTGAATCAGTTTTCGATGATCACTCCGGACGGCCAACCGGTCCGCTGGGCACTCAATGCCTTACATCGCGCCGCGTTGTCAGACCGTGTTTATGGTCCTGAACTGATGCTCCGCGTCTGTGCCGCGGCGGCGCAAACCGGTGTGCCGATTTATCTTTACGGCGGAACCCCTGACGTGTTGGCCAAGCTGCAAACGAACCTGTCGGCCCAGTTCCCCAACCTGCAGCTGGCCGGATCCGAGGCACCGCCATTTCGCGAATTGTCCGACGACGAGAACGAAGCGGTCTGCCGACGGATCAATGAGAGCGGGGCAGGGATCGTGATGATTGGTTTGGGGTGCCCCAAACAGGATCGGTTCGCCGCCCGAAACCGCGAGCGAATTCGATCCGTCCAGCTTTGTATCGGTGCCGCGTTTGACTTTCATGCCGGCGTCAAGCCGATGGCACCCAGGTGGATGCAGAAACATGGCCTTGAGTGGGTCTTTCGCCTCAGCTGCGAACCGCGACGGCTATGGCGTCGATACCTGGTGACCAACACGCAATTCACGCTCGCGATTCTGATGCAATTTGCAAAGCTTCGGATGCAACGTCGAGCGCCAGCCCGGTAG
- a CDS encoding O-antigen ligase family protein gives MFRSDAYLHRITTFGVWALPILTFTIPSRLEPSTFASLDALAIVKLLILLVVFFGGSAAVLARIADAKTQSVLRPLLPFYLYFAWAMLSVLWTPRPAISIGQAGGLASLLVLASLIALVATRQDRAESLLRMLGQMLLAFSIFVIAVQLFVPELSGLDRRMMIGGNSGIVHPTAAGANASIGLLICMLCLFVGKYRWALRAALIGGVVHGTVLFYASSRMALLMAALTVGMVLFLYAGNLVRAATISLFAVLLLVIVLVDPSFGSVLDSKSPTVQYITRGQSARQLTKVSGREEMWTKVWREYTKSKWIGHGYFITSEAGEIEVWSMKANHTAHNIYLQILVSTGVIGLLFFLAAISNLVLKFSRLVRGDRSMQNLVTLLVVVGIWYLGWSLLCVSFMGPVRSESVAFFALIGIAMGQLPRVAEYEAIQTRMRQVPQFAIR, from the coding sequence ATGTTTCGATCAGACGCCTACCTACACCGCATCACGACCTTCGGGGTTTGGGCATTACCAATCCTGACGTTCACGATCCCGAGTCGTCTGGAACCGTCCACGTTCGCATCGCTTGATGCGCTTGCGATCGTCAAACTGTTGATCTTGCTGGTCGTCTTCTTTGGCGGCTCGGCTGCCGTCCTCGCCCGGATTGCCGACGCGAAGACGCAGTCCGTCTTGCGGCCCCTGTTGCCGTTCTACCTGTATTTCGCCTGGGCGATGTTGAGTGTGCTGTGGACGCCGCGGCCGGCCATTTCGATCGGGCAAGCCGGCGGACTGGCGAGCCTGCTGGTGCTGGCCTCGCTGATCGCGTTGGTGGCAACCCGGCAAGACCGCGCCGAATCACTGTTGCGGATGCTCGGACAAATGTTGCTTGCGTTCAGCATCTTTGTGATTGCCGTCCAGCTATTCGTTCCGGAGCTTTCTGGATTGGACCGACGCATGATGATCGGTGGAAACTCGGGGATCGTTCACCCGACGGCGGCAGGTGCCAACGCGTCAATCGGTTTGTTGATCTGCATGCTTTGCCTGTTCGTCGGAAAGTACCGGTGGGCGTTGCGGGCGGCACTGATCGGCGGCGTGGTTCACGGGACGGTGTTGTTCTATGCCAGTAGCCGGATGGCGTTGTTGATGGCGGCGTTGACCGTCGGCATGGTGTTGTTTCTTTACGCCGGGAACCTGGTTCGCGCCGCGACGATCAGTCTGTTCGCGGTGCTGCTGCTGGTCATCGTGCTGGTGGATCCGTCGTTCGGCTCGGTCCTGGATTCCAAGAGCCCGACGGTTCAGTACATCACCCGTGGGCAATCCGCCCGGCAGTTGACCAAGGTGTCGGGCCGTGAAGAAATGTGGACGAAAGTTTGGCGGGAGTACACCAAATCCAAGTGGATCGGTCACGGTTACTTCATCACCAGCGAAGCGGGCGAAATTGAAGTCTGGTCGATGAAAGCCAATCACACGGCGCACAACATCTATCTTCAAATTCTGGTGTCGACCGGTGTCATCGGTTTGCTGTTTTTCCTCGCGGCGATCAGCAATCTGGTGCTGAAATTCAGCCGTTTGGTCCGGGGCGATCGTTCGATGCAAAACTTAGTCACCCTACTCGTGGTGGTCGGCATTTGGTACCTCGGCTGGTCGCTCCTATGTGTTTCCTTCATGGGCCCGGTGCGATCCGAATCCGTCGCCTTTTTTGCCTTGATCGGGATCGCAATGGGCCAGCTGCCGAGAGTCGCCGAATACGAGGCAATCCAAACTCGGATGCGGCAAGTTCCGCAATTCGCCATTCGCTGA
- a CDS encoding NAD-dependent epimerase/dehydratase family protein: MSDSTDFDRPVLVAGGGGFIGGHLVANLLDQGYRRVRAVDLKPLDQWHQLHDAAENLQADLSLLENCKGACEDAGSVYNLACDMGGMGFIENNKALCMLSVLINTHLLMSARDAGTKTFFYASSACVYNAEKQKTPDVIPLQESDAYPAMPEDGYGWEKLFSERMCRHFQEDFGIETRIARFHNVYGPEGTWDGGREKAPAAICRKVLEAVASGKHEIEIWGDGQQTRSFMYIDDCLQGIRLIMQSDLSAPINLGSSELITINGLVDIVESIAGIRLKRTYKLDAPKGVNGRNSDNTLIQQKLGWQPGVRLSDGMRKTYRWIEREFQKRQTEHGRAPSPSVRHIPQ, translated from the coding sequence ATGTCTGACTCAACTGATTTTGACCGTCCCGTTTTGGTCGCCGGCGGTGGTGGTTTCATCGGCGGTCACTTGGTGGCAAATCTGCTCGACCAGGGATACCGACGGGTACGCGCCGTTGACCTCAAACCGCTCGATCAGTGGCACCAGCTGCACGACGCCGCCGAGAATTTGCAGGCCGATCTTTCCTTGCTGGAAAACTGCAAGGGAGCATGTGAGGACGCCGGATCCGTTTACAACCTCGCCTGCGACATGGGCGGAATGGGCTTTATCGAGAACAACAAGGCACTCTGCATGCTCTCGGTATTAATCAATACCCATCTCTTGATGTCCGCACGCGACGCGGGAACGAAAACGTTTTTTTATGCCAGCAGCGCGTGCGTTTACAACGCCGAAAAACAAAAGACCCCCGACGTGATTCCGCTGCAGGAGTCGGACGCGTACCCGGCGATGCCGGAAGACGGCTATGGATGGGAAAAACTATTCTCCGAACGAATGTGCCGCCATTTTCAAGAAGACTTTGGAATCGAAACACGAATCGCACGTTTCCACAACGTCTATGGCCCCGAAGGAACCTGGGACGGCGGTCGCGAAAAAGCTCCTGCGGCGATTTGTCGAAAAGTCCTCGAAGCGGTTGCCAGCGGGAAGCACGAAATCGAAATCTGGGGCGACGGCCAACAGACACGCAGCTTCATGTACATCGATGATTGTCTACAGGGCATCCGTCTGATCATGCAAAGCGATCTCTCCGCGCCCATCAATCTCGGCTCCAGCGAATTGATCACGATCAATGGGCTGGTCGATATCGTGGAATCGATCGCCGGCATCCGGCTGAAACGAACCTACAAGCTCGATGCTCCCAAAGGCGTCAACGGACGGAACAGTGACAACACCTTGATTCAACAGAAACTCGGTTGGCAGCCCGGCGTTCGATTGAGTGACGGAATGCGAAAAACCTATCGCTGGATTGAACGCGAATTTCAAAAACGTCAAACCGAACACGGACGCGCCCCTTCACCCTCCGTCCGTCACATTCCACAATGA
- a CDS encoding glycosyltransferase family 4 protein — protein MKVLLCHNFYRQPGGEDQVYRDECWLLEHYGHDVLRFERFNQSISQTGTLALAAMTMWNRQVYRELHDLVRREQPSIVHFHNTFPLISPSAFYAAHRAGAAVVQTMHNFRTICPGSTLLRQDAICEKCIARTLAVPSVIHGCYHGSRVQSGLTAALNAWQRIGRTIDRCVNRTIALTEHSRNLFIKSGMAATKLAVKPNFVRPDPGVSAIARSGAVFVGRLSAEKGIETLLNAWKQLDTPIPLKILGDGPMRDQVEQAVRQNPNISWSGQVPFERVLSELGQARVLICPSIWYETFGRTMIEAFATGTPVIASDVGSMKEIVTHGKNGFHFRVGDSSDLATKVTQYFADPRWQQDASRMARAEYETRYCAETNYETIMAIYRQAIRDRSPESQEPTA, from the coding sequence GTGAAAGTCCTGCTTTGTCACAATTTCTATCGACAGCCTGGCGGCGAAGACCAAGTCTATCGAGACGAATGCTGGCTGTTGGAACACTACGGACACGATGTGCTGCGTTTTGAACGCTTCAATCAATCGATCAGTCAGACAGGTACGTTGGCACTGGCCGCGATGACGATGTGGAATCGTCAGGTCTATCGCGAACTCCATGACCTTGTTCGCCGCGAACAGCCCTCCATCGTTCATTTTCACAACACCTTTCCACTCATTTCTCCCAGTGCATTTTATGCGGCGCATCGGGCCGGTGCCGCAGTCGTTCAAACGATGCACAACTTCCGCACAATCTGTCCCGGATCTACTTTACTGCGTCAGGATGCCATCTGCGAAAAGTGCATCGCTCGCACCTTGGCCGTTCCCAGCGTGATCCACGGGTGCTATCACGGAAGCCGCGTGCAGTCCGGACTGACCGCAGCACTCAATGCCTGGCAACGCATCGGTCGAACAATCGACAGGTGTGTCAACCGAACGATCGCCCTGACCGAGCATTCGCGAAACCTGTTTATCAAGAGCGGGATGGCGGCAACAAAGCTCGCGGTCAAACCGAACTTCGTCCGCCCCGATCCCGGCGTCAGCGCAATCGCTCGCAGCGGTGCGGTCTTTGTCGGTCGGCTCTCGGCGGAAAAAGGAATCGAAACGCTCTTGAACGCCTGGAAACAGCTCGACACGCCGATCCCATTGAAAATCCTCGGCGACGGACCGATGCGTGATCAAGTGGAACAGGCGGTTCGCCAGAATCCGAATATCTCCTGGTCGGGGCAGGTGCCGTTTGAGCGTGTGCTGAGCGAATTAGGACAGGCACGCGTGTTGATTTGTCCATCGATCTGGTACGAAACATTCGGCCGCACGATGATTGAAGCCTTTGCGACCGGGACACCGGTCATCGCATCGGACGTCGGTTCGATGAAAGAGATTGTGACGCACGGTAAGAACGGTTTTCATTTTCGAGTCGGTGACTCGAGTGATCTGGCGACTAAAGTAACGCAATACTTTGCCGATCCGCGTTGGCAACAAGACGCCAGCCGGATGGCGAGAGCCGAATACGAAACCCGCTACTGTGCCGAAACGAATTACGAAACGATCATGGCAATCTATCGACAGGCGATCCGAGATCGCAGCCCCGAGTCTCAGGAACCGACGGCATGA